One Hypomesus transpacificus isolate Combined female chromosome 16, fHypTra1, whole genome shotgun sequence genomic window carries:
- the si:ch211-1a19.3 gene encoding uncharacterized protein si:ch211-1a19.3, with translation MGNSKSSQTTRNIIIALLALWSVISLIIIVVWATTPDMKNIKECQARLQKVTVELEGAKVVFEKNKVALEEMVEESRANLTRQRQEIDRLLERLGNTNTSLDDCRLENVNLNLNITVLENEIEKHKEMEANLTDVIKLHKDNIENLQENLTQASHQMTSCQALNSAAESQKLAAESQTKACESSKLYIQKQLLKCRKEANGEHSEYADDGCVTPRTSILALAVVLCTCLHLIT, from the exons ATGGGAAACTCCAAGTCGTCTCAGACTACCCGCAATATCATCATTGCCTTACTGGCCCTCTGGTCTGTCATCTCCCTCATCATCATCGTGGTGTGGGCCACCACACCGGACATGAAGAACATCAAGGAGTGCCAGGCCAGACTGCAGAAGGTGACTGTGGAGCTGGAGGGGGCCAAGGTGGTGTTTGAAAAGAACAAGGTAGCactggaggagatggtggaagagagcAGGGCGAATCTGACCAGGCAGCGCCAAGAGATAGACCGTCTCCTGGAACGTCTGGGTAATACCAACACGTCCCTGGATGATTGTCGTTTGGAGAAC gtaaacttgaacttgaacatcaCAGTCTTGGAGAATGAAATTGAGAAGCATAAAGAAATGGAGGCGAACCTTACTGATGTAATCAAGCTACACAAAG ACAACATTGAGAACCTGCAGGAGAACTTGACCCAGGCGTCCCACCAGATGACGTCATGCCAGGCGCTGAACTCTGCTGCGGAGAGCCAGAAGCTGGCTGCAGAGAGCCAGACCAAGGCCTGTGAATCTAGCAAACTGTACATACAGAAGCAGCT GCTGAAATGTAGAAAGGAGGCCAATGGAGAACACTCCGAGTATGCAGATGATGGTTGTGTCACACCAAGGACGAGCATTCTTGCCCTAGCGGTGGTTCTTTGCACTTGTCTGCATTTGATAACAT GA